The Desulfoscipio gibsoniae DSM 7213 genome contains a region encoding:
- a CDS encoding CaiB/BaiF CoA transferase family protein, whose protein sequence is MSKKMPLDGIIVADFTWVGAGPIATRFLSEYGAKVIKIETKSKPEILRMTGPFKDGIPGVDRSGYFSNRNPNKQSISLNMKHPKARDVAARIIEKSDLVINNFRPGVMEKWKLGYEDVKKIKPDIIFVTMSMQGSSGPHSSYMGFGATLNALVGFNHLSGFPDQPPFGTGTNYSDHVAVPTHTIFALMAAFRHRNKTGKGQFIEIPQSEAAICMKPVAVMDYAVNGREQSRIGNRHLNAAPHGVYRTSGDKRWIGIAVYNDSEWESLKNVMGNPAWANDPKFATKEGRMANQDQLDSMIEKWTSGQDGHELMQKLAGSGVRAGMVLNAKDMLEDPQMQARGHWVYLDHPEIGVSAYNGCPVHMSKTPAQYKTAAPLLGQHTEEVMKEFLNMDDREYKQLEADQVFA, encoded by the coding sequence TTGTCAAAGAAGATGCCGCTTGATGGAATTATTGTAGCCGACTTTACCTGGGTAGGAGCCGGTCCCATAGCCACCCGGTTCTTGAGCGAATATGGTGCCAAGGTGATTAAGATTGAAACAAAAAGCAAGCCTGAAATACTGCGGATGACGGGACCATTTAAAGACGGCATACCCGGGGTAGATCGAAGCGGCTATTTCAGCAACCGCAACCCCAATAAACAAAGTATCTCTTTAAATATGAAACACCCTAAAGCCCGTGATGTCGCAGCCCGGATAATTGAAAAGAGCGATCTGGTAATTAATAACTTCAGACCAGGGGTTATGGAAAAATGGAAGTTGGGCTACGAAGACGTTAAAAAGATTAAGCCAGATATCATATTTGTCACCATGTCAATGCAAGGATCATCCGGTCCGCACAGCTCTTACATGGGATTCGGGGCCACGCTTAACGCCCTGGTCGGTTTCAACCACCTGAGCGGTTTTCCCGACCAGCCTCCTTTCGGTACGGGAACAAACTACTCCGACCACGTTGCAGTGCCGACCCATACAATTTTTGCCCTTATGGCGGCGTTCAGACACCGCAATAAAACCGGTAAAGGGCAATTTATTGAAATCCCGCAGTCGGAAGCAGCGATTTGCATGAAACCGGTTGCGGTCATGGATTATGCCGTCAACGGCCGTGAACAAAGCCGCATCGGCAACAGGCATCTCAATGCGGCACCCCACGGGGTTTACCGGACATCGGGCGATAAAAGGTGGATCGGCATAGCCGTATACAATGACAGCGAATGGGAGTCCCTGAAAAATGTAATGGGTAATCCGGCGTGGGCCAATGACCCCAAATTCGCCACCAAAGAAGGGCGGATGGCCAACCAGGATCAGCTGGACAGCATGATTGAAAAATGGACCAGTGGGCAAGACGGCCATGAACTGATGCAAAAATTGGCCGGCAGCGGAGTGCGGGCCGGCATGGTGCTAAATGCCAAGGATATGTTGGAAGACCCGCAGATGCAAGCAAGGGGCCACTGGGTTTACCTGGACCACCCGGAAATAGGGGTAAGCGCGTATAACGGTTGTCCAGTCCACATGTCCAAAACGCCTGCCCAGTACAAAACAGCCGCGCCTTTACTGGGCCAGCATACTGAGGAAGTAATGAAGGAATTTTTAAATATGGACGACCGGGAGTATAAGCAATTAGAAGCTGATCAAGTGTTTGCATAA
- a CDS encoding CaiB/BaiF CoA transferase family protein has translation MESKTSPLADVRVLELAGEVGSCAGKMFADLGADVIHIEPPQGDPARRYQPFYKDVPSTEGSLEYQYFNTNKRGMVLDITTEEGKEIFLKLVKTADILIENERPGYLDQLGLGYSQLSAVNPKLVHVAITPFGQDGPYKDFPQSDLVCMAMGGFLYLAGKDDEKPSRAYGDQAYMMGSLYAAMGSIIALYHAEATGEGQFLDVSMQESVSTALENAVQYYDLEGIIRRSLIGAEAGYGTYPCRDGYIFVMAAMGKNRYLWDPFVDWLIEDKIEGAEVLRGDEWLDPLYRRKEESVETFKKIVEPFLMNKDKLFLYEESQRRKCCVFPVSSPKDVYNNPQLQYRKFFKTMYHEALGGEIHYPGPAYDMTEMKWELSKPAPVFGQHTSEILQELGYTPDQIAVLVKGGVVVVKEDAA, from the coding sequence ATGGAATCAAAAACAAGTCCACTCGCGGATGTGCGGGTGTTGGAATTGGCCGGTGAGGTTGGCAGTTGTGCCGGAAAGATGTTTGCCGATCTTGGCGCCGATGTAATTCATATCGAACCGCCTCAAGGTGACCCGGCTAGAAGGTATCAACCTTTTTACAAAGATGTGCCCAGTACCGAAGGAAGTCTTGAATATCAGTACTTTAACACCAACAAAAGAGGTATGGTCCTGGATATAACCACCGAGGAAGGTAAGGAAATATTTCTTAAACTGGTAAAAACAGCCGACATCCTTATCGAGAACGAACGCCCCGGTTACCTTGACCAACTGGGACTGGGCTACAGTCAATTAAGCGCTGTAAACCCAAAGCTTGTTCATGTAGCCATAACCCCCTTTGGGCAGGATGGCCCGTATAAAGATTTTCCGCAGTCGGATCTGGTATGCATGGCTATGGGTGGCTTTTTATACCTGGCCGGCAAAGATGATGAAAAACCCTCCCGGGCATACGGCGATCAAGCATATATGATGGGTTCACTGTATGCGGCAATGGGAAGTATCATCGCCCTGTATCATGCTGAAGCAACCGGAGAAGGACAGTTTCTGGATGTTTCCATGCAGGAGAGCGTATCCACCGCCCTGGAAAACGCGGTGCAATACTATGACCTGGAAGGTATAATCCGCAGGAGCTTAATCGGTGCGGAAGCCGGATATGGTACATATCCCTGCCGGGACGGGTATATCTTTGTAATGGCGGCCATGGGTAAAAACCGCTACCTGTGGGATCCCTTCGTTGATTGGCTGATCGAAGATAAAATTGAAGGCGCTGAAGTTCTAAGGGGCGATGAATGGTTGGACCCGCTGTATCGCCGCAAAGAGGAATCGGTAGAAACATTCAAGAAAATCGTTGAACCTTTCCTAATGAATAAAGATAAGCTGTTTTTATATGAGGAAAGCCAGCGCCGCAAATGCTGTGTTTTCCCCGTGAGCAGCCCCAAGGATGTTTACAACAATCCCCAACTGCAATACCGGAAATTTTTCAAAACAATGTACCATGAAGCACTGGGGGGCGAGATCCATTATCCCGGTCCTGCTTATGATATGACTGAGATGAAGTGGGAGCTGAGTAAACCGGCTCCGGTTTTCGGGCAGCACACCAGTGAGATTCTGCAGGAATTGGGGTATACACCTGATCAAATAGCAGTGCTGGTGAAAGGGGGTGTAGTGGTTGTCAAAGAAGATGCCGCTTGA
- a CDS encoding glycyl-radical enzyme activating protein yields MDPQIKIPLITNIQRYSLDDGPGIRTVIFMKGCPLHCPWCHNPENISPKMGLYFHEDKCERCERCAAVCPEKAITLPGADGSPPIRDRDKCTQCMQCALACPAGALEQVGEVLTIEEIIREAISDMPFYRKSGGGVTISGGEPLLFPEFTLELAQELKKKVIHVAVETSGFGSWEHLSQIATYADMFLYDIKHMNSLKHQAFVGVPNNIIHDNLRKLVKLGKKVIVRVPVIPGFNNEKHNFEMMAEFLRTLDGPVQAVDLLPFHNFGEAKYKQLDKDYNYKGRPNMEKEEVVQFSEILQNVIRTTIGGVTIQ; encoded by the coding sequence ATGGATCCTCAAATAAAAATACCTTTAATAACTAATATACAACGGTATTCCCTGGATGACGGTCCCGGCATTAGAACGGTGATTTTTATGAAAGGATGTCCTTTGCACTGTCCATGGTGCCATAACCCTGAGAACATATCGCCGAAAATGGGATTGTACTTTCATGAGGATAAATGTGAGCGGTGTGAAAGATGCGCTGCGGTTTGCCCGGAAAAGGCAATTACATTGCCCGGGGCCGATGGAAGCCCGCCCATAAGGGACCGGGATAAATGTACACAGTGTATGCAATGTGCTTTAGCATGTCCCGCCGGTGCATTGGAACAAGTTGGCGAGGTTTTGACCATCGAAGAAATAATCAGAGAAGCTATCAGTGATATGCCTTTTTACAGGAAATCAGGTGGAGGGGTAACCATAAGCGGGGGAGAGCCGCTGTTATTTCCGGAATTCACTTTGGAACTGGCACAGGAACTGAAAAAGAAAGTAATCCATGTGGCCGTGGAAACCAGCGGATTTGGAAGTTGGGAACATTTAAGCCAGATAGCGACCTATGCGGATATGTTTTTATATGACATAAAACACATGAATTCGCTAAAGCACCAGGCCTTTGTGGGCGTTCCCAATAATATTATTCATGATAATCTACGGAAGCTGGTTAAGCTGGGTAAAAAAGTGATTGTCCGCGTTCCGGTGATTCCCGGCTTTAATAATGAAAAGCATAATTTTGAAATGATGGCTGAATTCCTAAGGACCCTGGACGGTCCTGTGCAGGCAGTTGATTTGCTCCCCTTTCATAACTTTGGAGAGGCAAAATATAAACAATTAGATAAAGACTACAATTATAAAGGCCGGCCCAATATGGAAAAGGAAGAGGTAGTGCAATTTTCTGAGATATTGCAAAATGTTATTCGGACTACCATCGGAGGAGTAACCATTCAGTGA
- a CDS encoding acyl-CoA dehydrogenase family protein: MDFSLPEEYVMLKQMVRKFTEKEMFPLEQTIINREAERGLSDTPVIPPEDEKRLLEKTNELGLWGIDVPEKFGGQELGYLAKVIVVEEMNRSIVPLTLPPDAPNLNYLLSCCNEQQYEKYLLPYARGEKISALAMTEPNAGTDAGGIQLRADRRGDKWVLNGSKMFISFAHKADFFITIAVSDREKGKRGGFTAFLVDKNTPGLTVVRNIPVIGEMVSYELVYDNVELDESQVLGEVGQAFIPLQNRFGVRRMELGARCCGLADRLIKLMIEQANIRTTFGKPLADRQAVQWWITNSMMDLHAARLMVYHAAWKADQGIKDLRLEAAMVKVFCTEMLTRIADRAIQVHGGLGLSKEMPIEYIYRLVRIFRIVEGPSEIHRWLVARELTRNNKVYDTFALER; encoded by the coding sequence ATGGATTTTTCCTTACCTGAAGAGTATGTAATGCTAAAACAGATGGTGCGCAAGTTTACCGAAAAAGAAATGTTTCCACTGGAACAAACCATTATCAACCGGGAAGCGGAAAGAGGTCTGTCGGACACGCCCGTCATTCCCCCCGAAGATGAAAAGAGGCTGCTGGAAAAAACAAATGAATTAGGCCTATGGGGTATCGACGTCCCGGAGAAATTCGGGGGGCAGGAACTGGGCTACCTGGCCAAGGTCATTGTGGTGGAGGAGATGAACCGTTCCATTGTTCCTTTGACGCTTCCTCCCGATGCACCGAACCTGAATTATTTACTGTCCTGCTGCAATGAGCAGCAATATGAAAAATACCTCTTGCCCTATGCTCGGGGAGAAAAAATATCCGCCCTGGCTATGACCGAGCCCAACGCGGGCACCGACGCCGGCGGTATCCAATTGCGCGCCGACCGCCGGGGAGATAAGTGGGTATTAAACGGCAGCAAAATGTTCATCAGTTTTGCCCATAAGGCCGATTTCTTCATCACCATTGCGGTATCGGATAGGGAAAAGGGCAAAAGGGGCGGTTTTACCGCCTTCCTGGTGGATAAGAACACACCCGGCCTGACTGTTGTCCGCAATATTCCGGTTATCGGAGAAATGGTATCCTATGAGCTTGTTTACGATAATGTGGAACTGGATGAAAGTCAAGTACTGGGTGAGGTTGGGCAGGCTTTTATCCCACTGCAGAACCGCTTTGGCGTGCGCCGTATGGAGCTGGGGGCCCGCTGCTGCGGACTGGCGGACAGACTGATTAAATTAATGATTGAACAAGCCAATATTCGAACCACTTTCGGCAAGCCCCTGGCGGATCGCCAGGCTGTGCAGTGGTGGATCACCAATTCAATGATGGACCTGCATGCCGCGCGGCTGATGGTTTATCATGCCGCCTGGAAAGCGGACCAGGGGATTAAAGATTTGCGTTTGGAAGCAGCCATGGTCAAGGTATTTTGTACCGAGATGCTTACCCGCATAGCGGACCGGGCAATTCAAGTGCATGGCGGACTGGGCCTAAGTAAGGAAATGCCCATTGAATACATCTACAGACTGGTACGTATTTTCCGCATTGTAGAAGGCCCGTCCGAGATACACCGCTGGCTGGTGGCCAGGGAATTAACCAGGAATAACAAAGTTTATGATACATTTGCACTGGAGCGCTAA
- a CDS encoding benzylsuccinate synthase gamma subunit family protein: MATCAECKSFFAIPENADDFKPGKGDCVREEKDQKGKYWLSKPVMGNVAADNCKYFMKKLTN, encoded by the coding sequence GTGGCTACTTGTGCAGAGTGCAAATCATTTTTTGCAATCCCTGAAAACGCGGATGATTTTAAACCGGGGAAAGGTGATTGCGTGCGTGAGGAAAAGGACCAAAAGGGTAAGTACTGGTTGTCAAAGCCCGTCATGGGCAACGTGGCAGCGGATAACTGCAAATACTTTATGAAAAAGCTGACCAATTAA
- a CDS encoding benzylsuccinate synthase subunit alpha has translation MPITERTKRLKARCRWKHTSAGEFVDESIRTGLERARLITESHKQTTGEPRVIRRAKGFANILNNITVIIQEDELIVGDHVEHPEAIPLYPELSYFVTLDLVRSKYCPEELKEEAMEIAKYWEPYTMQRKGEAYYTPDELERAYQFSTVEAPAFVTGFNSIVPPYETVQEDGLLKRIEIIQGKIDEAMAQLKKTPWNATENLPLMDKINNWRAMIIADEAVIAWARRHARLARIIAENFETDPVRKKELMEISDICHRIPAEPAKGLRDAVQCKWFVFLIAHGLERYASGYAQQEDKLLYPYYKISVIDKSFQPMTRDEAQELVECERLKISEHGSCKDRGHREAFPGSNDLFILTIGGIKPDGSDACNDMTDIILDAALSVRTTEPSIAFRWHPKGRLETKKRVFDCIAAGLGYPSIKHEDINYSQLIKWGATPEQARDWLLVLCMSPGVAGRRATQKCRTEGGGCVFVAKCFEIALYNGYDATFANIQQGPETGNAEEFETFDQLFEAFRKQIQYAISLAIKGKDISRMIEQHYLQIPFISSIDDGCVEAGQDASGYVELPNPWHNIILNTVASDSLVAMKKLIFDEKKYTMQELITALKANWQGYEEMRRDFWNVTKWGNDDPYADEITVKFYDMLAEEFSKVIMYSGVAPMPLGQSVGHYVTVGSKVGPTPNGRLHGEAADDGGISPYMGADKKGPTAVLKSVSKVNARKFKGMLLNQRLSAEQMRSERGFDLWMDYMDTWYDLEIDHVQFNVASTKELRAAQEEPEKYPDLIVRVAGFSARFVDLSRYAQDTIIARTEQSFGVAQ, from the coding sequence ATGCCGATTACGGAAAGAACCAAAAGGCTTAAGGCCAGGTGCCGCTGGAAGCATACCTCTGCAGGTGAATTTGTAGATGAAAGCATCAGGACCGGACTTGAACGGGCCAGATTAATCACCGAGTCTCACAAACAAACCACAGGCGAGCCAAGGGTTATCAGAAGAGCAAAAGGGTTCGCCAACATCCTAAACAATATCACTGTAATCATCCAGGAAGATGAGCTGATCGTTGGGGATCACGTGGAGCACCCGGAGGCTATCCCCCTGTATCCTGAATTAAGTTATTTTGTTACCCTTGACTTGGTTAGGAGCAAATACTGCCCGGAAGAACTAAAAGAAGAAGCCATGGAAATTGCAAAATACTGGGAACCCTACACTATGCAGCGTAAAGGTGAAGCCTATTATACGCCGGATGAGCTGGAGCGGGCTTATCAATTCAGTACGGTTGAAGCCCCTGCTTTTGTAACAGGGTTCAACAGTATTGTGCCGCCATACGAAACCGTCCAGGAAGACGGCCTGCTTAAAAGAATTGAAATAATCCAGGGCAAAATAGATGAGGCGATGGCGCAATTAAAGAAAACCCCCTGGAACGCCACGGAAAACCTGCCATTAATGGACAAAATCAATAACTGGCGGGCCATGATTATTGCCGATGAGGCTGTGATTGCCTGGGCCAGAAGGCATGCCAGGCTGGCCAGGATAATTGCGGAAAACTTTGAAACCGACCCGGTCAGGAAAAAAGAACTTATGGAAATCTCGGATATCTGCCACAGGATACCCGCGGAACCCGCAAAAGGCTTAAGGGACGCCGTGCAGTGCAAGTGGTTTGTATTCCTAATTGCCCACGGTCTGGAGCGTTACGCCAGCGGTTATGCGCAGCAGGAAGATAAGCTGCTTTATCCCTATTACAAGATTAGTGTCATAGATAAGTCATTCCAGCCTATGACCCGGGATGAAGCCCAGGAGCTTGTAGAATGTGAAAGACTTAAAATCTCTGAACACGGCAGTTGTAAAGACAGGGGACACCGGGAAGCTTTTCCGGGATCGAATGACCTGTTCATCCTTACCATAGGCGGCATTAAGCCGGATGGAAGCGATGCCTGCAATGATATGACGGATATCATACTTGACGCGGCACTGAGCGTTAGGACCACCGAACCTTCAATCGCCTTCCGGTGGCACCCCAAGGGAAGATTGGAGACCAAAAAGCGTGTGTTTGATTGCATCGCGGCCGGACTTGGCTATCCCTCAATTAAGCATGAAGATATTAACTACTCCCAGTTGATCAAGTGGGGCGCCACCCCTGAGCAAGCCCGGGATTGGCTCCTGGTGCTGTGTATGTCGCCCGGTGTGGCCGGTAGAAGGGCGACCCAGAAATGCAGGACAGAGGGCGGCGGCTGCGTATTTGTCGCCAAGTGTTTTGAAATCGCACTGTATAACGGTTATGATGCTACGTTTGCCAACATCCAGCAAGGTCCGGAAACAGGCAATGCCGAGGAATTCGAAACTTTTGATCAGCTTTTTGAGGCGTTCCGCAAACAAATTCAATATGCCATCAGCCTGGCGATCAAGGGCAAAGATATATCCAGAATGATAGAGCAGCACTACCTGCAAATACCGTTTATATCCAGCATTGACGACGGCTGTGTGGAAGCTGGCCAGGACGCATCGGGATACGTCGAGCTGCCCAACCCCTGGCACAATATCATATTGAATACAGTTGCCTCCGACTCCCTGGTAGCCATGAAGAAGTTAATATTTGACGAAAAGAAATATACCATGCAGGAACTGATCACGGCCTTAAAAGCAAACTGGCAGGGATACGAAGAAATGCGGCGTGATTTCTGGAATGTAACCAAGTGGGGCAATGACGATCCCTACGCGGATGAGATTACCGTCAAGTTCTATGACATGCTGGCTGAAGAATTCTCCAAAGTTATCATGTATTCCGGCGTTGCCCCGATGCCTCTGGGCCAATCCGTGGGCCATTATGTCACTGTCGGGTCGAAAGTAGGGCCCACTCCCAATGGCCGGCTGCACGGTGAGGCAGCGGACGACGGCGGTATCTCACCCTACATGGGTGCGGATAAGAAAGGCCCCACCGCTGTGCTTAAGTCTGTCTCCAAAGTTAATGCCAGAAAATTCAAGGGTATGCTGCTGAACCAGCGTCTGTCTGCAGAGCAAATGAGAAGTGAAAGAGGATTCGACCTCTGGATGGATTACATGGATACCTGGTACGACCTGGAAATAGACCATGTCCAGTTTAACGTTGCCAGTACCAAGGAACTACGGGCTGCTCAAGAAGAACCCGAAAAATATCCCGACCTGATTGTCAGGGTTGCCGGATTTAGCGCCCGTTTCGTTGATCTATCCAGGTACGCTCAAGATACCATTATCGCTCGAACCGAGCAATCATTTGGCGTTGCCCAATAA
- a CDS encoding benzylsuccinate synthase beta subunit family protein, with product MPKCADCKWVMVHTVDPMKGICTNKRIKLAETQANQMAIAKHVVNMDDEACDKFEAGKMTFREMV from the coding sequence ATGCCAAAATGTGCAGACTGCAAATGGGTTATGGTCCATACAGTGGACCCCATGAAAGGTATATGCACCAACAAAAGGATTAAACTTGCCGAAACCCAGGCAAATCAGATGGCCATAGCCAAACACGTGGTAAACATGGATGATGAAGCTTGCGATAAATTTGAAGCAGGGAAAATGACCTTTAGAGAAATGGTTTAA
- a CDS encoding enoyl-CoA hydratase/isomerase family protein — protein MGVLFEKDGHVAVVTLNRPEALNALDPESWEELKQIWYEIKTDPEIRVTVLTGAGEKSFCTGSDMKKTMPPKENFASTYFETESLIAPMEMWKPIICAINGYAIGGGLEMALACDIRIASSKASFGLSEVKVGSLPGLGGTQRLLRAIPPAIAMKMLLTAERINAEEAYRIGLISDVVEPDQLLDYAKQMAKKIAGNAPLSVKAAKQAVVIGADLPLRQGMAYENLLWGILRDTEDRIEGRVAFAEKRPPEYKGR, from the coding sequence GTGGGCGTACTTTTTGAAAAAGATGGTCATGTGGCCGTTGTCACCTTAAACCGGCCGGAAGCTTTAAACGCTTTGGATCCTGAATCCTGGGAAGAGTTAAAGCAAATTTGGTACGAGATAAAAACCGATCCGGAAATTAGAGTGACTGTTTTAACCGGGGCCGGGGAAAAATCATTCTGCACAGGCTCGGACATGAAGAAAACCATGCCCCCCAAGGAGAATTTTGCTTCCACTTATTTTGAAACCGAAAGCTTAATTGCGCCAATGGAAATGTGGAAACCAATCATCTGTGCCATCAACGGCTACGCCATCGGTGGCGGCCTGGAAATGGCCCTTGCCTGCGATATCCGCATAGCATCCTCAAAAGCCTCTTTTGGCTTATCGGAAGTTAAAGTGGGCAGCCTGCCCGGCCTTGGTGGCACACAGCGCCTGCTCCGTGCCATACCACCGGCCATTGCTATGAAGATGCTTTTAACGGCTGAGCGTATTAATGCTGAGGAGGCATACCGGATCGGCCTGATCAGTGATGTTGTGGAGCCCGATCAGCTTTTAGACTACGCCAAACAAATGGCCAAGAAAATCGCCGGCAATGCCCCGTTATCGGTAAAAGCAGCCAAGCAGGCAGTTGTTATCGGCGCCGACCTGCCCCTCAGGCAAGGTATGGCCTATGAAAACCTGCTCTGGGGAATACTCCGGGACACCGAGGATAGGATTGAAGGCCGCGTAGCATTTGCTGAGAAGAGACCTCCAGAATACAAGGGCAGGTAA